The following proteins come from a genomic window of Frankia casuarinae:
- a CDS encoding TIGR02679 family protein gives MSASSTGASRGTEAARDVERLRRLLGGEHTAWLLDRVRRRIELGRPLTGTVTLGRASADQRRGVERLLGRRAGTGASLSVSLDEVDAVLRSSGAAPDGLAAAVRQLTGDVTERAELAAAQSRAWAQAHQPLDDLLARRPELTPWRSWLDSTGLLRRLAGTPDAAGPLAADLLRVLDALPSPGVALGRLAATSTGDAHALDDGRPLATLALAAARVLGGSHPAGDGSAAGRRAAWAAVGVHRDELSSTVLCLGLPGGADSPTGRILAICREAGEPCVLTLRQVGPGQDRGDLGVGLGVVYLCENPIVLASAADELAGRTPPLVCVNGQPSAAVISLLAALAGQGARFAYHGDFDWGGIRIANGLRERIGWRPWRFDARSYQAALTTVTGGELVGRPVDAAWDPDLRPALEHHAIRVDEELVLAELINDLGAPHAW, from the coding sequence GTGAGCGCGTCGTCGACCGGGGCCTCCCGCGGTACGGAAGCCGCCCGCGATGTGGAACGGCTGCGTCGTCTGCTGGGCGGTGAGCACACGGCGTGGCTGCTCGACCGGGTGCGGCGCAGGATCGAGCTGGGCCGGCCGCTCACCGGGACGGTCACCCTCGGCCGGGCCAGCGCGGACCAGCGGCGGGGGGTCGAGCGGCTGCTGGGCCGCCGGGCCGGCACCGGCGCCTCGCTGTCCGTGTCGTTGGACGAGGTCGACGCGGTGCTGCGGTCCAGCGGCGCCGCGCCGGACGGACTCGCCGCCGCCGTCCGCCAGCTCACCGGGGATGTCACGGAGCGGGCGGAGCTGGCCGCGGCGCAGTCACGAGCCTGGGCGCAGGCGCACCAGCCCCTGGACGACCTCCTCGCCCGGCGCCCCGAACTCACCCCCTGGCGGTCCTGGCTGGACAGCACCGGCCTGCTGCGCCGGCTGGCTGGCACCCCGGACGCGGCGGGGCCGCTGGCCGCCGACCTGCTCCGGGTGCTCGACGCGTTGCCCTCACCCGGCGTGGCGCTGGGCCGGCTGGCCGCCACCAGCACCGGTGACGCGCACGCGCTCGACGACGGCCGGCCGCTGGCGACGCTGGCCCTGGCGGCGGCCCGGGTACTGGGCGGATCCCACCCGGCGGGTGACGGCTCGGCCGCGGGCCGTCGCGCCGCGTGGGCCGCTGTCGGGGTGCACCGTGACGAACTGTCGTCCACGGTGCTCTGCCTGGGTCTGCCGGGCGGGGCGGACAGCCCGACCGGCCGGATCCTGGCCATCTGTCGCGAGGCGGGGGAGCCCTGCGTGCTCACTCTGCGCCAGGTCGGCCCGGGCCAGGACCGCGGCGACCTCGGGGTGGGCCTCGGAGTGGTGTACCTGTGCGAGAATCCGATCGTGCTGGCCAGCGCCGCCGACGAGCTGGCGGGCCGCACCCCGCCGCTGGTGTGCGTGAACGGCCAGCCGTCGGCCGCCGTCATCAGCCTGCTCGCGGCGCTCGCCGGCCAGGGCGCGCGGTTTGCCTACCATGGCGACTTCGACTGGGGCGGCATCCGCATCGCCAACGGCCTGCGGGAACGGATCGGCTGGCGGCCATGGCGTTTCGACGCCCGGTCCTATCAGGCGGCGCTGACCACGGTGACCGGCGGCGAGCTGGTTGGCCGGCCGGTCGACGCGGCCTGGGACCCCGACCTGCGCCCCGCGCTGGAGCACCATGCGATCAGAGTGGACGAGGAACTCGTCCTCGCCGAGCTGATCAACGACCTCGGCGCCCCACACGCCTGGTAA
- a CDS encoding TIGR02678 family protein: MTADSVAEENRAARRRALRALLAGPLRTAGADDEVLRLVRRHASELREWLAAETGWRLVVDAESARLFKTAATIQDDTHPAREGKGRAPFGRRRYVLLCLALSVLEGADTQITLGRLAEGVLVAASDPELARTGVTFTLSRRDERSDLVAVVRLLLTLGVLDRVAGEEDAYLRDSGDALYDVRRRVLASLLTGTRGPSTIDADDIGARLAELTHEPVPDTDDLRNRSLRRRLTRRLLDDPVVYYDELAEDERAYLISQRRAITRRIEDATGLIAEMRAEGIAMVDPDDELTDVRMPEQRTDGHVTLLVAEYLATRPDPAEPVPVGRLRGYVRKMAAEHSTYWRRGVTEPGADAELLAMALDKLRALRLVTDVPGRAGEPPAVLARPAIARYAVEAPTIHDGRAGGAGPVRSGPARRKKTSRR; this comes from the coding sequence ATGACGGCGGACTCGGTCGCCGAGGAGAACCGGGCCGCGCGGCGCAGGGCCCTGCGCGCGCTGCTGGCCGGGCCGCTACGCACCGCCGGCGCGGACGACGAGGTCCTGCGGCTGGTCCGCCGGCACGCGTCCGAGCTGCGCGAGTGGCTCGCCGCCGAAACCGGCTGGCGGCTGGTCGTCGACGCCGAATCGGCGCGGCTGTTCAAGACGGCGGCGACCATCCAGGACGACACGCACCCGGCGCGGGAGGGGAAGGGCCGAGCGCCGTTCGGGCGGCGCCGCTACGTCCTGCTGTGCCTCGCGCTGTCAGTGCTGGAGGGGGCGGACACCCAGATCACCCTCGGCCGGTTGGCCGAAGGGGTGCTGGTCGCGGCGAGCGACCCGGAACTGGCCCGCACCGGGGTCACCTTCACCCTCAGCCGCCGGGACGAACGTTCCGACCTCGTGGCGGTGGTCCGGCTGCTGCTCACGCTCGGCGTGCTGGATCGGGTCGCCGGCGAGGAGGACGCCTATCTGCGCGACAGCGGCGACGCGTTGTACGACGTACGCCGCAGGGTGCTCGCGTCGCTGCTGACCGGTACCCGCGGCCCGTCGACCATCGACGCCGACGACATCGGGGCGCGGCTCGCCGAGCTGACCCACGAGCCCGTCCCCGACACCGACGACCTGCGCAACCGGTCGCTTCGCCGCCGGTTGACCCGCCGGCTGCTCGATGATCCCGTCGTCTATTACGACGAGCTCGCCGAGGACGAGCGCGCCTACCTGATCAGCCAGCGCCGGGCGATCACCAGACGGATCGAGGACGCCACCGGTCTGATCGCCGAGATGCGCGCGGAGGGAATCGCGATGGTCGACCCCGACGACGAGCTCACCGACGTACGGATGCCGGAACAGCGCACCGACGGCCACGTGACCCTGCTAGTCGCCGAGTATCTCGCCACCCGGCCGGATCCCGCGGAGCCGGTGCCGGTCGGCCGGCTGCGTGGATACGTTCGGAAGATGGCGGCCGAGCATTCCACCTACTGGCGGCGGGGCGTCACCGAACCGGGTGCCGACGCCGAGCTGCTCGCCATGGCGCTGGACAAGCTGCGCGCGCTGCGGCTGGTCACGGACGTGCCGGGCCGGGCCGGCGAGCCGCCGGCAGTGCTCGCCCGGCCCGCGATCGCGCGCTACGCCGTCGAGGCGCCGACGATCCACGACGGCCGGGCGGGCGGCGCCGGCCCGGTCAGAAGCGGTCCGGCCAGAAGGAAGAAGACGAGCCGCCGATGA
- a CDS encoding TIGR02677 family protein, with the protein MTSDGQTGPAAGGDAPPRQPFAHLSAPNADVYREVLTTFARARDRFIVHMRPEDVIADLGRPGQTESIVAALDKLVEWGNLRADPDTGRVTTVADFHRARYLYQLTPAGQAAEEAIAVYEVAIGRRGALQSVALEDIAAQLRALVEMTAGDAADLDPAKVHLLLLGLAERFTGLADNAQAFMTSLRRVIDFSDGDVDAFLAYKQRLIDYINRFIAELANRGAEIATLLGQVEGAGVERLLLLAARREATDAVPDVPEVSGSGASGSGASGSGASGSGASGSGASDSGRTGAGRTDAERIRTAYDAAVAAALDGWRNRWRGLHDWFVSADSRRPSQARLLRGAAITAITQLIDTVAALNERRTGRSDRSADFRTLARWFAEAPDDAAAHRLWRAAFGLASARHLTVSQETVAAWQEDEPTPNTPWQDAPPMRISPQLRRTGSYERRGTPNRVTDRARQRRLLAEQAAREAEQAASARARLATDGPVLLSQLGVLDRQAFRLFLGLLGDALAARLAGDTEVETTSSDGTVLIRLTLVPGGGVARIETEDGVLDGPEHTVEIVDLAGAASRPAAWNDLNDLNDWSDSNDRNDRNRQNDLNGRMDGLAPVVLAGGPDRLELLETGRVSG; encoded by the coding sequence GTGACGAGCGACGGACAGACCGGGCCGGCAGCCGGCGGTGATGCGCCGCCCCGGCAGCCGTTCGCGCACCTGAGCGCCCCCAACGCGGACGTCTACCGGGAGGTGCTGACGACGTTCGCGCGGGCGCGGGACCGGTTCATCGTCCACATGCGCCCCGAGGACGTGATCGCGGATCTGGGGCGGCCGGGGCAGACCGAGTCGATCGTCGCCGCGCTGGACAAGCTCGTTGAGTGGGGCAACCTGCGGGCCGACCCGGACACCGGCCGGGTGACCACGGTGGCGGACTTCCACCGGGCGCGCTACCTGTACCAGCTGACCCCGGCCGGGCAGGCGGCCGAGGAGGCGATCGCCGTCTACGAGGTGGCGATCGGCCGCCGGGGCGCCCTGCAGTCGGTGGCGCTGGAGGACATCGCCGCCCAGCTGCGCGCCCTGGTGGAGATGACGGCCGGCGACGCCGCCGATCTCGACCCGGCGAAGGTACACCTGCTGCTGCTGGGGCTGGCGGAGCGGTTCACCGGACTGGCCGACAACGCTCAGGCGTTCATGACGTCCCTCCGCCGAGTGATCGACTTCTCGGACGGTGACGTGGACGCGTTCCTCGCCTACAAGCAACGGCTCATCGACTACATCAACCGGTTCATCGCCGAGCTGGCGAACCGGGGCGCGGAGATCGCCACCCTGCTGGGTCAGGTCGAGGGGGCCGGCGTCGAACGCCTGCTGCTACTCGCGGCCCGTCGGGAGGCGACCGACGCCGTGCCCGACGTGCCCGAGGTATCCGGCTCCGGGGCATCCGGCTCCGGGGCATCCGGCTCCGGGGCATCCGGCTCCGGGGCATCCGGCTCCGGGGCATCCGATTCCGGCCGGACCGGAGCCGGGCGAACCGACGCTGAGCGGATTCGGACCGCCTACGACGCCGCGGTCGCCGCGGCCCTGGACGGCTGGCGCAACCGCTGGCGCGGCCTGCACGACTGGTTCGTGTCGGCGGATTCGCGCCGTCCCTCCCAGGCACGGTTGTTGCGGGGCGCGGCTATCACCGCGATCACCCAGCTCATCGATACCGTCGCCGCACTCAACGAGCGCCGTACCGGCCGTTCGGACCGGTCGGCGGACTTCCGCACGCTCGCTCGCTGGTTTGCCGAGGCTCCTGACGACGCGGCGGCCCACCGGCTGTGGCGGGCCGCATTCGGCCTGGCCTCGGCCCGGCATCTCACCGTCAGCCAGGAGACCGTCGCCGCCTGGCAGGAGGACGAGCCGACACCGAACACGCCGTGGCAGGATGCGCCGCCGATGCGGATCAGCCCGCAGCTACGCCGGACCGGTTCCTACGAGCGGCGCGGAACGCCGAACCGGGTCACGGACCGCGCGCGGCAGCGGCGGCTGCTCGCCGAGCAGGCCGCGCGGGAGGCGGAGCAGGCCGCGTCCGCTCGGGCCCGGCTCGCCACCGACGGGCCAGTGCTGCTGTCCCAGCTCGGCGTCCTGGACCGGCAGGCGTTCCGGCTGTTCCTCGGCCTGCTCGGGGACGCGCTCGCCGCCAGGCTGGCGGGCGATACCGAGGTGGAGACCACGTCCAGCGACGGCACGGTCCTGATCCGCCTCACCCTCGTCCCCGGCGGGGGGGTGGCGCGGATCGAGACCGAGGATGGCGTCCTGGACGGCCCGGAACACACCGTCGAGATCGTCGACCTGGCCGGTGCGGCATCGCGTCCGGCGGCCTGGAACGACCTGAACGACCTGAACGACTGGAGCGACTCGAACGACAGGAATGACCGAAACCGGCAAAACGATCTGAATGGCCGGATGGACGGCCTCGCTCCGGTCGTACTCGCCGGTGGGCCGGACCGGCTCGAGCTGCTGGAGACCGGACGGGTGTCCGGATGA
- a CDS encoding TIGR02680 family protein: MSTSTRMPATPAPASIPAPAPASASIPVPAREDRWQPLRAGLVDLFYYDVEEFHFHDGRLLLRGNNGTGKSKVLALTLPFLLDGELAAHRVEPDGDRNKRMEWNLLLGGRHPHPERLGYTWLEFGRLGGDGIPEYRTIGAGLKAVSGRGIVRHWFFVTRQRIGPQLSLVSPTRVPLTRDKLKEAVDGHGAVYDTASDYRRAVDEALFGLGGHRYEALVNLLIQLRQPQLSKKPDEKLLSRALTEALPPLDPALVVIVAEAFRGLDEERETLRALAEAETAAQAFLTHYRRYARVAAKRYAAPPRQAHSRYEQHGRDLAEADAAHQAAVEALTAAQQALTEVEEAKATLTARRDALRDSPEMRDAAALRGAEEDAGRLARFAAQRERDSRAAAEAAGDRKRRLTGAERTVQADAAGFDAAVRAAGLAAEAALVTGRHAAVLTELDGGEPPYRDARRSAEALVGQQGTAVNRLDGLLRAAADAGVALRAARDDLDRITAEQQAAAERIAAAEDLTAQRGAGLVVACTAYLAGCAYLRPADPDAALAALAGWVDTLDGSNPVATAVDGAARLATADLGRRQAVLDGEQTAARRELERLAEEIERLAAGGHDSPPAPHTRDEHGRDGRDGAPLWKVVDFVDGVPDEHRAGIEAALEAAGILDAWVGPDGRLHDPVSDDVLVTPGRPAPGGGLAAVLTPAIDRDDARAARLSDTAVAAVLATIGLRGGPGPAGGSLVHGPAANGTTANGTTANRTSGTETWVTVDGRFGNGVLTGGWRKETAGYIGEGAREAARRVRLDHLRADATRIELRLEELAAAAAELADRQLSLAAEHGARPSDGDLREAHAQLATEHKAKRRIDAQHQEAAAVAARRQQAAGEARAAAEEFAGDVRLPAEPAALADVRDALGDYRAELAALWPAAESLDRSRRAATEAEHELTLALERQEQTAEAVAEAQTQADAAAERHRVLVETAGAAVDELFRKLAAVDTELDRCGQREKQARAAERDALDARGRAHGRRETLREAITTAAAEREAAVARLRAFAATGLLAVAVPDLEIPDPAAGWAPYPAITLARAVNAALDDVDDTDRRWELAQQRVSAEHKVLTDALSRHGHSVGMVVSDGVIVVDVLFQGRKQDIPALVAALETETGQRAMLLSAKEREILENHLVNEVAGALQELISDAEGQVRRINTDLAQRPTSTGMRLRLQWRVARSAPEGLGAVRDRLLRQTADAWSPAERTAVGAFLQEEINREHSADTTGGWAEQLTRALDYRDWHEFAVQRFQDGQWRPASGPASGGERVLAASVPLFAAASSFYDSSGNRHAPRLVALDEAFAGVDDDSRAKCLGLLAAFDLDVVMTSEREWGCYPQVPGLAIAQLSRRDGIDAVLVTPWRWDGHERTRVDRPVPYQPERPDQPDQPQLLDQPDQPDQPQPLRPAQSGNTEPLPFE; the protein is encoded by the coding sequence ATGAGCACCTCGACCCGCATGCCCGCGACACCGGCACCGGCCTCGATTCCCGCACCGGCACCGGCGTCGGCCTCGATTCCCGTACCGGCCCGGGAGGACCGCTGGCAGCCGCTGCGCGCCGGCCTGGTCGACCTCTTCTACTACGACGTGGAAGAGTTCCACTTCCACGACGGGCGGCTGCTGCTGCGGGGCAACAACGGTACCGGCAAGTCGAAGGTCCTGGCGCTGACGCTGCCGTTCCTGCTGGACGGCGAGCTGGCCGCGCACCGGGTCGAACCGGACGGTGACCGCAACAAGCGGATGGAATGGAACCTGCTGCTGGGCGGCCGGCATCCGCATCCCGAGCGGCTCGGCTACACCTGGCTGGAGTTCGGCCGGCTGGGCGGTGACGGCATCCCCGAGTACCGCACGATCGGGGCCGGCCTGAAGGCGGTCAGCGGGCGCGGCATCGTCCGGCACTGGTTCTTCGTGACCCGCCAGCGGATCGGTCCGCAGCTGTCCCTGGTCAGCCCGACCCGGGTGCCACTGACCAGGGACAAACTGAAAGAAGCCGTCGACGGCCACGGCGCGGTGTACGACACCGCGTCGGACTACCGCCGTGCCGTGGACGAAGCGCTGTTCGGTCTCGGCGGGCACCGGTACGAGGCCCTGGTCAACCTCCTGATCCAGCTACGCCAGCCGCAACTGTCCAAGAAGCCCGACGAGAAGCTGCTCTCCCGGGCGCTCACCGAGGCGTTGCCGCCGCTGGACCCCGCGCTCGTGGTCATCGTGGCCGAGGCGTTCCGGGGTCTGGACGAGGAACGGGAGACGCTGCGCGCCCTCGCCGAGGCGGAAACGGCTGCGCAGGCATTCCTGACCCATTACCGCCGGTACGCCCGAGTGGCCGCGAAGCGGTACGCCGCGCCGCCGCGGCAGGCGCACAGCCGCTACGAGCAGCACGGGCGGGATCTCGCCGAGGCCGACGCCGCGCATCAGGCGGCGGTCGAGGCCCTGACGGCCGCGCAGCAGGCGCTCACCGAGGTGGAGGAGGCGAAGGCCACACTGACCGCCCGGCGGGACGCGCTGCGGGACAGCCCGGAGATGCGCGACGCGGCGGCGCTGCGGGGCGCCGAGGAGGATGCCGGGCGGCTCGCCCGGTTCGCCGCCCAGCGGGAGCGGGACAGCCGGGCCGCGGCCGAGGCTGCCGGCGACCGGAAGCGCCGGCTCACGGGTGCGGAACGCACGGTCCAGGCCGACGCGGCGGGCTTCGACGCCGCGGTCCGGGCCGCCGGGCTGGCGGCCGAGGCCGCCCTGGTCACCGGCCGGCACGCCGCGGTACTCACCGAGCTGGACGGCGGGGAACCGCCGTACCGCGACGCCCGGCGATCCGCCGAGGCCCTGGTCGGGCAGCAGGGCACCGCCGTGAACCGTCTCGACGGGTTGCTGCGCGCGGCGGCCGACGCCGGCGTGGCGCTGCGCGCGGCCCGGGACGACCTGGACCGGATCACTGCCGAGCAGCAGGCCGCCGCCGAGCGGATCGCGGCGGCCGAGGACCTGACCGCCCAGCGCGGGGCGGGCCTCGTCGTGGCCTGCACGGCCTACCTGGCCGGCTGCGCGTACCTGCGGCCGGCCGACCCGGACGCCGCGCTGGCGGCCCTGGCCGGCTGGGTGGACACACTCGACGGGTCCAACCCGGTCGCCACCGCGGTGGACGGGGCGGCGCGGCTGGCCACCGCCGACCTCGGGCGCCGGCAGGCCGTCCTCGACGGCGAGCAGACGGCCGCCCGGCGGGAACTCGAACGGCTCGCCGAGGAGATCGAGCGGCTGGCGGCCGGTGGCCACGACTCGCCGCCGGCCCCGCACACCCGCGACGAGCACGGGCGGGACGGCCGGGACGGCGCCCCGCTGTGGAAGGTCGTCGACTTCGTCGACGGCGTGCCCGACGAGCACCGGGCCGGAATCGAGGCGGCGCTGGAGGCCGCCGGGATCCTCGACGCCTGGGTCGGCCCGGACGGGCGGCTGCACGACCCCGTCAGCGACGACGTTCTGGTCACGCCCGGGCGGCCGGCGCCGGGGGGTGGGCTGGCCGCGGTGCTCACGCCGGCGATCGACCGCGACGACGCACGCGCGGCCCGGCTGAGCGACACCGCGGTCGCCGCCGTCCTCGCGACGATCGGCCTGCGCGGCGGGCCCGGCCCGGCCGGCGGCTCCTTGGTCCACGGGCCGGCGGCCAACGGGACGACGGCCAACGGGACGACGGCCAACAGGACCTCGGGCACCGAGACCTGGGTCACCGTGGACGGCCGGTTCGGTAACGGGGTCCTGACCGGCGGTTGGCGCAAGGAAACCGCCGGCTACATCGGTGAGGGTGCCCGCGAGGCGGCCAGGCGGGTCCGGCTCGACCACCTGCGCGCCGATGCGACCCGGATCGAGCTACGGCTCGAAGAGCTGGCCGCGGCCGCCGCGGAGCTGGCCGACCGGCAGCTCTCGCTGGCCGCCGAGCACGGGGCCCGGCCCTCCGACGGCGACCTGCGCGAGGCGCACGCGCAGCTGGCCACGGAGCACAAGGCCAAGCGGCGGATCGACGCCCAGCACCAGGAGGCGGCCGCTGTCGCGGCCCGCCGGCAGCAGGCCGCGGGTGAGGCGCGGGCGGCGGCCGAGGAGTTCGCCGGCGACGTGCGCCTGCCCGCGGAGCCGGCCGCGCTGGCCGACGTCCGGGACGCCCTGGGTGACTACCGGGCGGAGCTGGCCGCGCTGTGGCCGGCGGCGGAATCGCTGGACCGGTCCCGCCGCGCGGCGACCGAGGCGGAACACGAACTCACCCTCGCGCTGGAACGCCAGGAACAGACCGCCGAGGCGGTCGCCGAGGCGCAGACGCAGGCCGACGCGGCCGCCGAACGTCACCGGGTCCTGGTCGAGACGGCCGGCGCCGCCGTCGACGAACTGTTCCGCAAACTGGCCGCCGTCGACACCGAACTCGACCGGTGCGGGCAGCGGGAGAAGCAGGCCCGGGCCGCCGAACGGGATGCGCTCGACGCCCGGGGCCGGGCTCACGGCCGGCGTGAGACGTTGCGGGAGGCGATCACCACCGCCGCGGCCGAACGCGAGGCGGCTGTCGCGAGGCTCCGGGCGTTCGCGGCCACCGGCCTGCTCGCGGTCGCCGTCCCGGACCTGGAGATCCCGGACCCGGCTGCCGGCTGGGCACCGTACCCCGCGATCACGCTCGCCCGGGCGGTCAACGCCGCCCTCGACGACGTCGACGACACCGACCGCCGGTGGGAGCTGGCGCAGCAGCGGGTGTCGGCCGAGCACAAGGTTCTCACCGACGCGCTGTCCCGGCACGGCCACTCGGTCGGGATGGTCGTCTCCGACGGCGTGATCGTGGTCGACGTCCTGTTCCAGGGCCGCAAGCAGGACATCCCGGCCCTGGTCGCCGCGTTGGAGACGGAGACCGGGCAGCGGGCGATGCTGCTGTCCGCGAAGGAACGCGAGATCCTGGAGAACCACCTTGTGAACGAGGTGGCCGGCGCCCTGCAGGAACTGATCAGCGACGCCGAGGGCCAGGTTCGCCGGATCAACACGGACCTCGCGCAGCGGCCCACGTCGACCGGCATGCGGCTGCGGTTGCAGTGGCGGGTCGCGCGCAGCGCCCCCGAGGGGCTCGGCGCGGTGCGCGACCGGTTGCTGCGGCAGACGGCCGACGCCTGGAGCCCCGCCGAGCGGACCGCCGTCGGCGCGTTCCTCCAGGAGGAGATCAACCGGGAGCACAGCGCGGACACCACCGGCGGATGGGCCGAGCAGTTGACCCGTGCCCTGGACTACCGCGACTGGCACGAGTTCGCTGTGCAGCGGTTCCAGGACGGTCAGTGGCGGCCGGCGAGCGGTCCGGCGTCCGGTGGTGAGCGGGTGCTCGCGGCGTCGGTGCCGCTGTTCGCAGCTGCCTCGTCGTTCTACGACTCCTCCGGCAACCGGCACGCACCCCGCCTGGTCGCCCTGGACGAGGCGTTCGCCGGAGTGGACGACGACTCGCGGGCCAAGTGCCTGGGTCTGCTCGCCGCGTTCGACCTCGATGTGGTGATGACCAGCGAGCGCGAGTGGGGCTGCTACCCGCAGGTTCCCGGCCTGGCGATCGCGCAGCTGTCCCGCCGGGACGGCATCGATGCCGTGCTCGTCACGCCGTGGCGGTGGGACGGGCACGAGCGCACCCGCGTCGACCGGCCGGTGCCCTACCAGCCCGAGCGGCCCGACCAACCCGACCAGCCCCAGCTACTCGACCAGCCCGACCAACCCGACCAGCCCCAGCCGCTCCGTCCGGCGCAGAGCGGCAACACCGAGCCCCTGCCGTTCGAGTGA